ACAAGCACAAAATGAAGACGACTCTTTGCAAGTGATCTGCTCTTCTTGTCATTACCACCGAAGATTTTTTTTACCAGTGCTTTTAACACAAAGACCCCCTTTGCCTAGTTGATACTATTAATCCGTTCAAAACTGCCTGTTATGCTGACACTCCTAAACGACGCCCTATCCTTCCCCAAAAACCAGTCTCTCCTAATGACGGAAACTCCACTTCTTCTCCACACACCCGACGTGCTATGCGAGAGAATGCATCCCCTGCTTTAGACTTTTTCTGGAACACTACTGGCTCTCCGCAGTTCGCCGCGACAATAATCGTATCATCTCGCTCGACAACCCCGATTAGGTCTAGCCCCAAAATATCTTGAACATCAGGAATAGAGAGCATATCACCACGATCGACGAGAGAGTTGTCTACTCGATTCACTAACAGATGAGCGTCTATCTCTCGAGCTGCCAACAGACCCACTACCCTATCAGCGTCTCGAATGGCTGAGACTTCTGGAGTGGTTACCACAATCGCCCTATCGGCTGCCGCACAAGCATTTTTAAAACCCTGCTCGATACCGGCTGGGGAATCAACCAGAATATAATTAAACTCTCTTCTGTACTGGTCGAGCGCTTTCTTAATCTCTTCCTCTGAAACAACATCCTTCTCGTCCGTCTGAGATGCTGGCAACAAAAAGAGATTTGGATTTTTCTTAGACCGAATAATCGCCTGACTCGGCTTGCAAACACCCTTTGCAACATCCACAACATTAAAGACGATGCGATTTTCCAACCCGAGAATCACATCTAAATTTCTCAGACCGATATCAGCATCCACGACCAGCGTCTTTTTCCCTCGTAGTGCTAACGCTGCTCCAAGACTGGCTGTCGTCGTCGTCTTTCCAACGCCTCCCTTCCCAGAGGTAATAACGATAATCTCACCATTTGCGGCCTGACCCCCAACTGATCCGTTTCTCATATTCATAAAAACTTCTCCCTTTCCGAAAACTTTCCCCAGTCGCTTGCTCTCTACTTCGCGTACTTCTTCACCCCATACTTCTGCAGCTACGACTCACTTAAAGACAACTCACTTCAACTCGTAATCTCACTATTACTTCATCCGAAAACCCCTCGTCTTCCCCCGCCGAGACGAGACCCTTCCTCCAGACGCTCGGCGAGTCTGATACGGCTCAACCACTATCATGTCACCGTCAACACGAGCCAGCTCTGAGACCCCCTTGGAACCAGATTCCCCACCTCCACGAGTAATCACCCCGCCAATACGAAGTTGCGTTGGCTCAAGCTCCAAGGCAAAAATAACCCTGCCCGCACCCGTCTCATCATAGGCGCCAGCGTGAGCAACACCCCGAAGCTTCCCGAGGACAAAAATATCACCCCCGGCTACCAGCTCTGCACCTGAATTCACGTCACCAGCAACAATAATCGAGTGCTCACTCTCTACACGCTGCCCTGACCGTAATGTACCAAAGACCATACGTGCATCTGGTATGTCTGCTAGCGATTCCTCATCAAAATCACCAACACCCTGCATCCCTCCCGCTAAACGACTGGGATTTGCACCGCTCACCTTCGCCCCAAGACGTACATCACCGACTCCTACATCACTGACTCCTACGCCACCGACTCCTACATCACCGACTCCCTGGGCTTTCTCCGTCACACCAGCAGCGAGCACACCCTCCGAGAACTCTCCGTCTGAAGATTCTTCAAAACCCTCCTCGTCTGTAGAACCAAAACCATCAAACAAACTCAAACCTACCCCCTCAGTACGATCTACTCGAAACTCTACTTCCGTTTCATCACCCAACAAACT
This region of bacterium genomic DNA includes:
- the minD gene encoding septum site-determining protein MinD yields the protein MRNGSVGGQAANGEIIVITSGKGGVGKTTTTASLGAALALRGKKTLVVDADIGLRNLDVILGLENRIVFNVVDVAKGVCKPSQAIIRSKKNPNLFLLPASQTDEKDVVSEEEIKKALDQYRREFNYILVDSPAGIEQGFKNACAAADRAIVVTTPEVSAIRDADRVVGLLAAREIDAHLLVNRVDNSLVDRGDMLSIPDVQDILGLDLIGVVERDDTIIVAANCGEPVVFQKKSKAGDAFSRIARRVCGEEVEFPSLGETGFWGRIGRRLGVSA